The Psychrobacter sp. LV10R520-6 genome includes a region encoding these proteins:
- the atpD gene encoding F0F1 ATP synthase subunit beta yields the protein MSSGRIVQIIGAVLDVEFSHDEVPQIYHALQVDGTETTLEVQQQIGDGIVRTIAMGSTEGLKRNLTVTNTGAPISVPVGVGTLGRIMDVLGRPIDEEGPVIADTKWSIHREAPSYADQSNSTELLETGIKVIDLLCPFAKGGKVGLFGGAGVGKTVNIMELINNIALKHEGLSVFAGVGERTREGNDFYHEMQEAGVVNTEDFTKSKVAMIYGQMNEPPGNRLRVALSGLTMAEYFRDTKDPETGKGRDVLFFVDNIYRYTLAGTEVSALLGRMPSAVGYQPTLAEEMGMLQERITSTQSGSITSIQAVYVPADDLTDPSPATTFAHLDATVVLNRDIASQGIYPAVDPLDSTSRQLDPQIISEEHYNVARGVQEVLQSYKELKDIIAILGMDELSEEDKLTVYRARKIQRFLSQPFHVAEVFTGAPGKYVALRDTIAGFKAIIAGEYDDLPEQAFYMAGGIDEVVAKAEKMKSASK from the coding sequence AACTACCTTAGAAGTACAGCAACAAATAGGGGATGGTATTGTACGTACTATTGCGATGGGCTCAACTGAAGGCCTAAAGCGTAACCTAACCGTCACGAATACTGGTGCCCCTATTTCTGTACCGGTAGGCGTGGGTACGCTTGGTCGTATCATGGATGTTCTTGGTCGTCCTATCGATGAAGAAGGTCCCGTAATCGCTGACACTAAATGGTCGATCCACCGTGAAGCGCCAAGCTATGCGGACCAATCAAACAGTACTGAGCTATTAGAGACCGGCATTAAAGTAATCGATCTACTTTGCCCGTTTGCGAAAGGTGGTAAAGTGGGTCTGTTTGGTGGTGCTGGTGTTGGTAAAACCGTCAACATAATGGAATTGATCAACAACATCGCTCTTAAACACGAAGGCTTGTCAGTGTTTGCGGGTGTTGGTGAACGTACGCGTGAAGGGAATGACTTCTATCACGAAATGCAAGAAGCGGGCGTTGTAAATACCGAAGACTTCACTAAGTCTAAAGTGGCGATGATTTATGGTCAGATGAATGAGCCACCGGGTAACCGTCTACGTGTTGCGCTGTCTGGTCTCACCATGGCCGAGTATTTCCGTGACACCAAAGATCCTGAAACGGGTAAAGGTCGTGACGTCTTATTCTTTGTTGATAACATCTATCGTTATACGCTTGCCGGTACTGAAGTATCCGCTCTGCTAGGCCGTATGCCATCAGCGGTTGGTTATCAGCCAACACTTGCTGAAGAGATGGGCATGCTACAAGAGCGTATTACTTCAACGCAATCAGGTTCAATTACTTCAATACAAGCCGTATATGTACCAGCGGATGACTTGACGGATCCATCACCTGCGACTACCTTTGCTCACTTGGATGCTACGGTCGTACTGAACCGTGATATTGCCTCACAAGGTATCTATCCTGCGGTTGATCCACTCGATTCAACATCACGTCAGCTAGATCCACAAATTATTAGCGAAGAGCATTATAATGTGGCTCGCGGCGTGCAAGAAGTATTGCAGAGCTATAAAGAACTAAAAGATATCATTGCTATTTTGGGCATGGATGAGCTATCAGAAGAAGACAAACTAACCGTTTATCGTGCGCGTAAAATCCAGCGCTTCTTATCACAGCCTTTCCATGTGGCCGAAGTCTTTACTGGCGCCCCTGGTAAATACGTGGCACTACGCGACACTATTGCTGGCTTTAAAGCAATCATCGCCGGTGAGTACGATGATCTACCAGAACAAGCATTCTATATGGCTGGCGGAATTGACGAAGTGGTCGCTAAAGCTGAAAAAATGAAATCTGCTTCAAAGTAA
- a CDS encoding response regulator: MTEEDNTPRILIVEDDERLAMLTQDYLVKNGLEVAIETDGNRAIRRIVNEQPDLVVLDVMLPGSDGLTVCREVRPHYQNPILMLTARTEDMDQVLGLEMGADDYVAKPAQPRVLLARIRALLRRSENAPSEDVPQRLEFGDLVIDNGGRSVTLNDELIDFTSAEYDLLWLLASNAGRILSREDIFERLRGIEYDGQDRSIDVRISRIRPKIGDDPENPKRIKTVRSKGYLFVKEGN, encoded by the coding sequence ATGACTGAAGAAGACAACACTCCCCGAATTTTGATTGTTGAGGATGATGAGCGTCTGGCTATGTTGACCCAAGACTATTTGGTCAAAAATGGCTTGGAAGTAGCGATTGAAACTGACGGTAATCGTGCTATTCGCCGTATCGTTAATGAACAGCCGGATTTAGTAGTGCTCGATGTTATGCTTCCTGGTAGCGATGGTTTGACGGTGTGCCGTGAAGTTCGCCCGCATTATCAAAACCCTATTTTGATGCTCACCGCACGTACCGAAGATATGGATCAGGTACTCGGCCTTGAGATGGGGGCAGATGATTATGTCGCTAAGCCTGCTCAGCCACGTGTACTGTTAGCGCGTATTCGTGCCTTACTACGCCGCTCGGAAAATGCCCCATCAGAAGATGTACCACAGCGCTTAGAGTTTGGTGACTTAGTCATTGATAATGGCGGGCGTTCAGTGACCTTAAATGATGAATTAATCGACTTCACCAGTGCTGAGTATGATTTATTGTGGTTACTTGCCTCTAATGCGGGTCGTATCTTATCACGTGAAGACATCTTTGAGCGTCTACGCGGCATCGAATATGATGGTCAAGATCGTTCTATTGACGTGCGTATCTCACGTATTCGCCCTAAGATTGGCGATGATCCAGAGAATCCAAAACGTATTAAAACCGTACGTAGCAAAGGCTACTTATTCGTAAAAGAAGGCAACTAG
- a CDS encoding F0F1 ATP synthase subunit epsilon translates to MATFQCRVVSAREELYSGEISMLIATGSEGEVGVLLGHTPLITLLKPGAMRLQKPDGEEVVIYVSGGVLEVQPKMVTVLADTAMRAHNLDESKIVEARRKAEQMLVNQSDTVQTNAALASLAESVAQLQTIRKYQNRA, encoded by the coding sequence ATGGCAACGTTTCAATGTCGTGTCGTAAGTGCCCGTGAAGAGTTATACTCAGGCGAAATCAGCATGTTGATCGCTACGGGTAGCGAGGGCGAAGTTGGTGTGCTACTAGGCCACACTCCGCTTATTACTTTGCTAAAACCTGGCGCAATGCGGTTGCAGAAACCGGATGGCGAAGAAGTCGTTATCTATGTCTCAGGCGGAGTGCTAGAAGTACAACCGAAGATGGTGACTGTACTAGCAGATACCGCAATGCGCGCGCATAACCTCGACGAAAGTAAAATCGTTGAAGCCCGCAGAAAAGCCGAGCAAATGCTGGTCAACCAGTCTGATACCGTACAAACTAACGCTGCCTTAGCTTCATTGGCAGAATCGGTGGCTCAGCTACAGACCATTCGTAAGTACCAAAACCGTGCCTAA